From one Eucalyptus grandis isolate ANBG69807.140 chromosome 9, ASM1654582v1, whole genome shotgun sequence genomic stretch:
- the LOC104418593 gene encoding phosphoglycerate mutase-like protein 4: MMFSKNHMVWLIWYRGRRRLRDHGERYAFCFLRQRSSMNFSAKDRQDEVRTALFCNFSPRALSIATRFVGQRRSRMQGPEPNRVPAMSVLNSRVVADMVRNGDAQSVPIGADYAEIVVVRHGETDWNADGRFQGTLDVELNEIGRRQATAVGERLSREGKISAIYSSDLKRAFDTANLIAAACGGLEVIKDPGLRERNFGELQGLQQHVAASVFPEAYKALQSQKTDQEIPGGGESIDQVYQRCTTCLRNISMKHKGERVIAVTHGGVLRTLHARACPNQESVKFLNTSVNIFHLSDGDDWVFKSGGDVRHLNQIEYLRTGFGGDRTSG; this comes from the exons ATGATGTTTTCCAAGAATCATATGGTTTGGTTGATTTGGTACCGGGGAAGGCGAAGACTTCGAGATCATGGAGAAAGATATGCCTTTTGCTTTCTCCGTCAGCGGTCGTCTATGAACTTTTCTGCGAAAGATCGCCAAGACGAAGTCCGCACGGCGTTGTTCTGCAACTTCTCGC CTCGCGCTTTGTCAATCGCAACTCGGTTCGTCGGTCAACGGCGATCAAGGATGCAAGGTCCGGAGCCAAATCGCGTGCCTGCCATGTCGGTTTTGAACTCGAG GGTTGTTGCTGATATGGTTCGCAATGGTGATGCTCAATCCGTTCCAATTGGGGCAGACTATGCTGAAATCGTTGTTGTGCGTCACGGTGAAACGGACTGGAATGCTGATGGAAGATTTCAG GGAACTTTAGATGtcgaattgaatgaaattgggAGGCGGCAAGCAACTGCC gtGGGTGAAAGGCTGTCCAGAGAAGGTAAAATCTCTGCAATTTACTCATCTGACCTAAAACGAGCTTTTGACACGGCAAATCTTATTGCGGCTGCTTGTGGTGGACTGGAG GTTATCAAGGATCCAGGTCTAcgagaaagaaattttggggaGCTTCAAGGCCTTCAGCAACATGTTGCAGCCAGTGTCTTTCCTGAAGCCTATAAAGCCCTTCAATCTCAGAAGACGGATCAAGAAATTCCG GGTGGCGGTGAAAGTATAGATCAGGTTTATCAACGTTGCACTACGTGTTTGCGAAATATTAGTATGAAACATAAAG GAGAGCGAGTAATAGCGGTCACTCATGGGGGTGTACTCCGAACGCTTCATGCGCGGGCTTGCCCAAATCAAGAATCTGTGAAGTTTTTGAATACTTCCGTCAACATTTTCCACTTGTCTGATGGGGACgattgggtcttcaaatccgggGGTGATGTACGTCATCTCAACCAAATAGAATATCTGAGAACAGGGTTTGGTGGGGATAGAACTTCTGGTTAG